A genome region from Alkalimarinus coralli includes the following:
- a CDS encoding zinc-dependent peptidase, which yields MRFFILTAVHFLIFLCSCAAIWLIWKQFKKWQFKNQPFPTEWNEILNTNLPIYSKLPQPLRQQLDHKVKYFIRDKTFYGCDGLVVTDEIRVTIAGQACLLLLNRPTNHYYKLHHILVYPSSFVASRSEQNESGVVSHKRTGMLGESWSQGKVILSWDDVIKGANNFSDGQNVVLHEFAHQLDQESGSTNGAPLLGTQSSYQSWAKVLSKEFETLQRQTNSGYGSLIDQYGATNPAEFFAVVTETFFERPVQLRHRHPELFEEMKLFYAVDPTEWVD from the coding sequence GTGAGGTTTTTTATTTTGACAGCTGTTCATTTTTTGATATTTCTTTGCTCTTGTGCCGCTATTTGGCTTATTTGGAAGCAATTTAAAAAATGGCAGTTTAAAAATCAGCCTTTTCCAACTGAGTGGAACGAGATATTGAATACCAATCTTCCTATCTACTCAAAGCTACCGCAGCCATTAAGGCAGCAACTTGACCATAAGGTCAAATATTTTATACGGGATAAAACGTTCTATGGCTGCGATGGTTTGGTTGTCACCGATGAGATTCGAGTCACTATTGCTGGTCAGGCTTGCCTGTTGCTGCTGAACCGGCCAACTAACCACTACTATAAACTGCACCATATATTGGTTTACCCCTCTTCTTTTGTTGCCTCAAGAAGTGAGCAAAATGAGTCTGGCGTTGTTTCCCACAAGCGGACAGGAATGCTGGGAGAGTCGTGGAGCCAAGGAAAAGTGATTCTTTCATGGGATGATGTGATCAAAGGCGCTAATAACTTTAGTGATGGCCAAAATGTCGTGTTGCATGAGTTTGCGCATCAGTTAGATCAGGAGTCAGGGTCAACCAATGGCGCACCGCTATTGGGGACTCAGTCTAGTTACCAGAGCTGGGCGAAAGTGCTTTCTAAAGAGTTTGAGACACTGCAACGTCAAACAAATTCCGGCTACGGTAGTTTGATTGACCAATATGGGGCAACTAACCCTGCTGAATTTTTTGCGGTGGTGACGGAAACGTTCTTTGAGCGACCGGTTCAACTTCGCCATCGCCACCCAGAGTTATTTGAGGAAATGAAGCTGTTTTATGCGGTTGACCCCACCGAATGGGTTGATTAA
- a CDS encoding alpha/beta hydrolase, whose translation MPSPQNKATRWVVKKLVAPILNADIPVTTQRKRLNRLLGVVPMPLGVKSRPLQIRDIPALWIDVNAKNHRVILFLHGGAYNIGSIDTHKEYAARLGRSANANVLLIDYRLAPEHPFPAGLEDAEAAYQWLLIQGYRGENITISGDSAGGGLALSTAMRLRDEGVELPACLCLMSPWTDLTMSGDSVRDNAKTDIMLNAQWTRQLAHNYAGPDGLANPLASPLFGQFKGLPPMLTHAADDEILLSDAVRVTDKAKDAGVDASLEVYRHVWHIWHAHAGVMPESKQAMEKMGHFIQRHANAE comes from the coding sequence ATGCCTAGTCCTCAAAACAAAGCAACTCGGTGGGTGGTCAAGAAACTCGTCGCACCTATTCTTAATGCAGACATACCGGTGACAACCCAAAGAAAAAGACTCAATCGGTTGTTAGGGGTGGTGCCAATGCCTTTAGGCGTTAAATCCAGGCCCTTGCAGATAAGGGATATTCCCGCTTTATGGATTGATGTTAACGCCAAGAATCATCGAGTAATCTTATTTCTCCATGGCGGTGCGTATAACATAGGCTCTATCGATACGCATAAGGAGTATGCGGCTCGTTTGGGGAGATCAGCCAATGCCAATGTTCTTTTAATCGATTATCGGTTAGCGCCAGAGCATCCCTTTCCCGCAGGCCTGGAGGATGCCGAAGCGGCCTATCAATGGTTGTTGATTCAAGGTTATCGAGGCGAAAATATAACGATTTCGGGAGACTCCGCAGGCGGAGGGCTTGCACTGTCAACGGCAATGAGACTGCGAGACGAAGGCGTTGAATTACCTGCTTGTCTCTGCCTAATGTCACCCTGGACGGATTTGACAATGAGTGGAGATAGTGTTCGTGATAACGCGAAAACGGATATTATGCTGAATGCGCAATGGACAAGACAGCTTGCTCACAACTATGCGGGGCCGGATGGTTTGGCAAACCCTTTAGCCTCGCCACTGTTTGGTCAGTTCAAAGGTCTTCCACCCATGCTTACCCATGCTGCGGACGATGAAATTCTGCTGAGTGATGCGGTTAGAGTCACTGATAAGGCAAAGGATGCAGGTGTTGATGCTTCGTTGGAGGTATACCGTCATGTTTGGCATATCTGGCATGCCCATGCCGGAGTTATGCCTGAATCAAAGCAGGCAATGGAAAAGATGGGGCATTTTATACAGCGGCATGCCAACGCTGAGTGA
- a CDS encoding SRPBCC family protein, translated as MTKQYIDLMQEFKAPVNAVFADLTDHEKFGTLLKAKITRVVDGQDGHLNGLGSVRKITPVPLADFEETVVTFEPNKLMEYVVSKGSPIKNHIGRMEFSAVDSPDGRENTRVRYTIEFEPRLPIPFLGSILRKAIEMPVKQGFSTLAASYQ; from the coding sequence ATGACCAAACAATATATTGACCTTATGCAAGAGTTTAAGGCGCCCGTTAATGCGGTGTTTGCAGACCTGACCGATCATGAAAAGTTTGGAACGTTGCTTAAGGCAAAGATAACGAGGGTAGTCGACGGGCAGGATGGCCATCTCAACGGGTTAGGGTCTGTAAGAAAAATTACACCAGTGCCGCTGGCTGACTTTGAAGAGACTGTCGTCACGTTTGAACCCAACAAGCTAATGGAATACGTAGTGAGCAAAGGTAGTCCGATTAAAAACCATATCGGTCGCATGGAGTTTAGTGCCGTTGACTCGCCAGACGGCAGAGAAAACACTCGTGTACGTTATACGATTGAATTCGAGCCTAGGCTTCCGATCCCATTTTTGGGCAGTATTTTAAGAAAAGCCATCGAGATGCCTGTGAAGCAAGGCTTTTCAACGTTAGCGGCCAGTTATCAGTAA